A window of Acinetobacter chinensis genomic DNA:
AGTTTGCTACATGCTCATTTAAAGCATTATAGGAAGCATCACTGAAAGCAAAGCCAGTCTTAACCGTGTTGTAATTTCGCTTGTATTGATCATTGCCTAGCAATTGATTCATACCATCTGAACCAATGGTAGTAAGCACTTTGTCATAAGCCTTTTGAGCATTACCAAATGAGCCAGTCTTTTGATTGGCTACTACGTCTTGCCAAGAGCCTGAAACAACGTCTTGCACATTCTTAACGCCTGAAGTTCCGATACCAGTATTACCAGTCGTACTTTCATATTGTTTCTTCATGATCTCGTATTGCTGTTGCATTTGAACCAATTGCTTGACCATATTTGCAACGGCTGTCGGGTCGAATACAACGTCCCAAGCGTTTGCTGTGTTGGCAGTAAAGGCTAAAGCAAAAGCTACAGCCGACATTTTTATTTTATTCATTTTCATGATTTCACCCTTTCGTTAAATTCGTGTACCCACTGGGAGTAGGTCAAGTTTTCATCTTTACTCAATATTTCCTCAAGAATATTGTGTCTTAACTCATTGCCTGAAAGTATTGGGATAATTTCAGACATATTGCTTAAATCTAATTTGCTAATAACTGAATCATGCGAGTTTTTAATCATAAATTGGCGTAAATAAGGCGGTGTATTCACAACCCAATCAAATTCTGCTTGAGTACAGCCTAAGCCATTATTTTTCTCATTACCCATATATGTAGCGACATTCGCTTTATCATTCGGCAATAGAATTGATGTTTTAAACTGCCCGATCAGATCGTCATCTCTTGTAATGACTTCAGGCGTTGGCGTAACAAAGATCATCATACCGTTACGTCTACGGTACGTGGTTAGCATGATTTTAAGCCATGCTAAGTTAATCGGATTGCTGATATATCTTTGACCTTCTTCGACAACAACAATAAAGGGCTTGCCCTCAGACATGGATATATCAATTTGATGGAAGATATACATAGACATAGCGCCTAACACCACATCATTATCAATGACATTTTTCATTTCATAGCCGAAAATTCGAGCGCCATCAATTGAGAAATTGTCACTTTCATTGTCAAAAATATTGGCATAAACCCCATCATTAACCCATTTTGACATGCGTTCAGCCATGTTGTTATCTTCAGCCATACCAAACAAGCCAATAAAGTTTCTAAGCCGTCTAAGGTGCTTTTCATAGCTATAAACAGCATCTACAACGTCTTTGATCTTGTTTTCTTCAGCAGTGCTTAAAGGCTTTGGATTACCATTATCGTTGTAGTCTTGAGCCATAAAAGAAAATAGATTTCTTAGAAACAAACGGTTTTGTTCCGTGTCATCTAACTGCAATGGATTCCAACCAGTTTTAACCATTTCACTTAAAACAGTATGTCGCCCGCCCATGCTTTTAATCCAAACTGAAGCTGAATATTCAAAATCAAAATGAAAAATATAAGGCTTAAACTTATCTGAAGCAGTCAAAAGCGTATTAATTACAGTAGTCTTACCGCCACCAGTACCAGTCGTGATACGAGTATGACCTACATCATGTTCATGGAAATTGAAGTAGTAAGGCGTATTACTTGTCGTTTTAAGCTGAATGACATTCTCACCCCAATGGTTGCCATCTTTTTTGCCAGTAGAACTATTGTGCATACTGGCAAAGCCCGCAAAGTTAGTCGTGTTAATAGTTGCGGGTCTTTGGAGTAAGTGATAGTTGCCAATCA
This region includes:
- a CDS encoding type IV secretion system protein, which encodes MKMNKIKMSAVAFALAFTANTANAWDVVFDPTAVANMVKQLVQMQQQYEIMKKQYESTTGNTGIGTSGVKNVQDVVSGSWQDVVANQKTGSFGNAQKAYDKVLTTIGSDGMNQLLGNDQYKRNYNTVKTGFAFSDASYNALNEHVANLTTLKNKINSTRNIKEAQDLANAIAIEQGYINSIGAKLSAVQTNLASNNASSGVTSTQSFKSWFGN